The genomic interval TACTGACGCGGTTCCGTCATCGTAGCGTTTGATGGCGAGTGTGATCGCAGTGTTGCCCGGCGTGTTGGTGGCCGTGTATGGCCGGACGACCTCTTGATCCTCGTCTTCATCGGTGTCGTCCTGTTCAAACTGGACTGTCGTATGCTGTCCAGGTTCGAATTCGAACGGCTCGTCGGCTTCAATGATGAACTGTTT from Halalkalicoccus subterraneus carries:
- a CDS encoding FAD-binding oxidoreductase, which encodes MPFEATITSIHQMTPQVKQFIIEADEPFEFEPGQHTTVQFEQDDTDEDEDQEVVRPYTATNTPGNTAITLAIKRYDDGTASV